The following are from one region of the Tachysurus fulvidraco isolate hzauxx_2018 chromosome 24, HZAU_PFXX_2.0, whole genome shotgun sequence genome:
- the rdm1 gene encoding RAD52 motif-containing protein 1: MRFVQCAQRQHATTIFRVKSRFSMDLEADIIEFTVPTENNKTIFIWDIKPSYSQAFIYESLWSVYSSFGALYLLKVCPNASVASLGFYALVKFYSAAQASKAQRATDKQCLFQEAPLKVRLSTKQNPTFLFPSRSLSHAKCQDLANHYLGYNGWTTHIITLKDISKCADVGWSSDPGSQGELLKYGCMVELTLPQHGVTCRGVGVAEEVVDQEKGPEEKLWIRGRLMRWAKDKAVVAAFEKVLLIVLGNGKVAVECRIDGEEILPDENVEGIVQVNDISWSDFEAAAGEEEDLQWNFTLDLPH, from the exons ATGCGTTTTGTACAATGTGCTCAGCGGCAACACGCTACTACAATATTTAGGGTAAAATCGCGGTTTTCTATGGATCTCGAGGCGGATATCATAGAGTTCACAGTACcaacagaaaacaataaaaccatCTTTATTTGGGACATAAAGCCATCATACTCACAAGCCTTTATTTAT GAGTCTCTGTGGAGTGTGTATTCGTCATTTGGAGCTCTTTACCTGCTGAAGGTGTGTCCCAATGCCTCAGTGGCCTCCCTGGGCTTTTATGCCCTGGTCAAGTTTTACTCTGCTGCGCAGGCGTCGAAGGCCCAAAGAGCCACAGATAAGCAGTGTCTGTTCCAGGAAGCTCCACTTAAA GTTCGACTCAGCACAAAGCAGAATCCAACTTTCCTGTTTCCGTCTCGATCCCTCAGCCACGCTAAGTGCCAAGACTTGGCTAATCATTACCTGGGATACAATGGCTGGACTACTCACATCATCACT CTGAAGGACATATCGAAGTGTGCAGATGTTGGCTGGAGCTCGGATCCAGGCAGCCAGGGAGAGCTGCTGAAATACGGCTGTATGGTGGAGCTGACTTTGCCTCAGCATGGAGTCACGTGTCGTGGGGTTGGTGTTGCTGAAGAAGTGGTTGATCAGGAGAAAG GTCCAGAGGAAAAGTTGTGGATAAGAGGGAGGCTCATGAGGTGGGCCAAAGATAAAGCAGTTGTTGCAGCGTTTGAGAAAGTGTTACTAATAGTTCTTG GTAATGGAAAAGTAGCGGTGGAATGTAGGATCGATGGAGAGGAAATTCTGCCAGATGAGAATGTCGAGGGAATCGTCCAG GTTAATGATATTTCATGGAGTGACTTCGAGGCTGCTGCAGGAGAGGAAGAAGATTTACAGTGGAACTTCACACTGGACCTTCCTCATTAA